One Melitaea cinxia chromosome 20, ilMelCinx1.1, whole genome shotgun sequence DNA segment encodes these proteins:
- the LOC123663726 gene encoding uncharacterized protein LOC123663726, whose product MRSIPQAPDVNDADVTMINVELKMLTNAQHRSIIVLCCYFPHNCRQSDSQLKLFEYISDLRLDFPLHNIVVMGDFNIPNATWSIQNNCSSLALQNISQSVLTYQLSSFINFTNLQQYNCVFNVNDRLLDLVLSDLKCLVSRTLPLSEPEDIHHPSLSIVINIYSMERNLSLNRHLVRKYNKADYSIVNTQLSKINWRVELEDKDITEAVDTFYSIVNDVIDRYIPSKLATETGYPVWYSRRLIKLLNVKLKWHKKWKTYGRIKFWSFIKSKKEHIGIPDTMYLDLQSGSDGQTITNMFSCFFQSVFEPNISFSLNTMDYNSNTIIASLDISENKVQSYLAKLDVRKGSGPDSIHPMFLKQCSKTLSIPLTILFKKSLNTGCIPKEWKKSLITPIHKGLDRRNVRNYRGISKLSSIPKLFEKIVYDMIYPVLRPLLMSSQHGFINKRSTESNLCEFLDIVLNAMDSGHQVDVIYTDYAKAFDKISHSLLIKKLEHIGIHGNLLRWLTSYLRDRSQAVAIKGYTSSFVPITSGVPQGSHLGPLLFNVFVNDIDKCFLNSNTLSTYLVGYRLGAPVIAQDPEQLSPPLSLGQGIVATHFSQGHVKYMTTASERRRGKAMVTDDSVDL is encoded by the exons ATGCGTAGCATTCCTCAGGCTCCCGACGTTAATGATGCAGATGTTACAATGATTAATGTAGAACTCAAAATGTTGACTAATGCACAACACAGGTCTATCATTGTATTGTGCTGTTATTTTCCTCATAATTGTAGACAATCAGATTCtcaattaaaactatttgaatACATCTCGGATTTACGTTTAGATTTTCCTCTTCATAATATTGTCGTgatgggtgattttaatattCCAAATGCCACATGGTCAATACAAAACAACTGTAGTAGTCttgcattacaaaatatttcgcAGAGCGTGCTTACTTACCAACTGTCTTCATTTATAAACTTTACCAACTTGcaacaatataattgtgtttttaatgtCAATGATAGATTGTTGGATCTTGTTCTTTCTGACTTGAAGTGCCTTGTATCTAGGACTCTGCCTTTGTCGGAGCCAGAGGATATTCATCATCCCTCGCTTAGTatagtgataaatatttattccatGGAGAGGAATCTTAGCCTTAATCGCCACTTAGtccgtaaatataataaagcagaTTATAGCATTGTGAATACACAgctatcaaaaattaattgGAGAGTTGAACTAGAGGATAAAGATATTACCGAGGCTGTTGATACGTTCTATAGTATCGTGAACGATGTAATTGACAGATACATTCCATCTAAATTAGCCACAGAGACTGGGTATCCTGTTTGGTATTCCCGGCGGttgattaaacttttaaatgtgAAATTAAAATGGCATAAAAAATGGAAAACGTATGGAAGGATTA aaTTTTGGTCTTTTATTAAATCTAAGAAAGAACACATTGGTATACCTGATACTATGTATTTGGATTTGCAATCTGGCTCAGATGGACAAACAATAACCAACATGTTCAGTTGCTTTTTCCAATCTGTATTTGAACCAAATATATCATTCTCGCTTAATACTATGGATTATAACTCTAATACAATCATTGCTTCTTTAGATATATCAGAGAATAAAGTACAATCATACTTAGCTAAATTAGATGTACGCAAGGGGAGCGGGCCAGATTCTATTCATCCTATGTTCTTAAAACAATGTAGTAAAACTTTAAGCATAcctttaactattttatttaaaaaatccttGAATACGGGCTGTATACCTAAAGAGTGGaagaaatctttgataactccGATTCATAAGGGTCTTGACAGGAGGAATGTAAGAAATTATCGTGGAATCTCTAAATTGTCCTCTATACCAAAGCTTTTCGAAAAAATTGTATATGACATGATATACCCGGTGTTGAGACCCTTGTTAATGAGTAGCCAGCATGGGTTTATCAATAAGCGATCGACTGAATCTAATCTTTGTGAGTTTTTAGATATTGTACTTAATGCAATGGACTCAGGACACCAAGTTGATGTTATATACACTGATTACGCAAAggcttttgataaaatttcacatagtcttctaataaaaaaacttgaacATATCGGAATTCATGGGAATTTACTTAGGTGGCTGACATCCTATCTGCGTGATCGGTCACAGGCTGTGGCGATTAAGGGTTACACCTCTTCGTTTGTTCCAATTACTTCTGGAGTACCACAGGGCTCACATTTAGGACCTCTactatttaatgtatttgttaatgACATTGATAAGTGCTTTttgaattcaaat ACTCTCAGTACCTACTTAGTAGGGTATCGTTTAGGTGCCCCAGTTATTGCACAAGATCCCGAGCAACTTTCTCCCCCTCTGTCACTCGGACAAGGTATTGTGGCAACTCATTTCTCGCAAGGTCATGTAAAGTATATGACGACCG CAAGCGAGAGACGTCGGGGTAAAGCGATGGTGACAGATGACAGCGTCGACTTGTGA